From a region of the Theobroma cacao cultivar B97-61/B2 chromosome 8, Criollo_cocoa_genome_V2, whole genome shotgun sequence genome:
- the LOC18591388 gene encoding protein RADIALIS-like 3, with translation MASGSTWTPKQNKLFENALAIYDKDTPDRWHNLARAVGGKTVEEVKMHYENLVEDIKQIESGQVPLPPYKKAGGSKGYSYMDEEQRLRNLRL, from the exons ATGGCCTCAGGTTCGACATGGACACCGAAGCAAAACAAGTTGTTCGAGAATGCTTTGGCTATCTATGACAAGGATACACCGGACCGCTGGCACAACCTAGCCAGGGCAGTTGGAGGGAAAACCGTGGAGGAAGTCAAGATGCATTACGAGAATCTTGTCGAAGACATCAAGCAGATTGAGTCTGGCCAAGTGCCCTTACCCCCTTACAAGAAAGCAGGAGGAAGCAAAGGATACAGTTACATGGATGAAGAACAAAG GCTGAGGAATCTCAGGCTTTAG